The Curtobacterium sp. MCSS17_015 genomic sequence AGTCATCCTAAGCGTCGAAGCGACCCAGCACAAGGCCAGATCTGAACTCCAGTGGAGGATGGTCCCGCTTGAGGGCCGACGTGCTCTGGGCTTTCGCTCCAGCCGCTCCGCCGCACCTTTGGGGTGACGAGGGATTACTTTACGCAGCCCCCACACCCACCACCAACCCACCCCCCATCCCGGGCGTGTCGCACACTGCAACAGGGGCTGCGAACACCGCGGACGACGGAGACGCCCGGCTCTTCGAGGGAACCGGGCGTCTCCGGGGTAACGCGAGGGGTCAGGCGACGGTCACGCCGGCGAGGGTCTTCTTCCCGCGCCGGAGCACGACGACTCCTGCCGGCAACACCACGGAAGACAGGGTCGCGGCGGGGTCGTCGACCCGCTCGTTGTTGACGTACACGCCGCCCTGGGTGATCGCACGCCGGGCCTCACCGAGGGACTTGACCAGCTCGGTCTCCACCAGTGCTCGGGCGAGGTCGGCATCACCGGCCAGGGTGACCGAGCCGGGGACCTCCGCGATCGCCGACCGCAGGGTCTCCGGATCGAGCGCGGCGAGGTCGCCGTTCCCGAACAGCGCCGCCGACGCGTCGATCGCGGCCTGGGTCGCTGCCTCCCCGTGGACCAAGGCGGTGACCTCGAAGGCCAGGGTGCGCTGGGCCTCCCGGCGGAACGGCTCGTCGGCGACGGCACGCTCGAGGCGCTCCACCTCGGCGCGCGACAGGAAGGTGAACTCCCGCAGGCGCGCGACCACGTCGGCGTCCGCCGTGTTGAGCCAGAACTGGTAGAAGGCGTACGGCGAGGTCATCGTGCCGTCGAGCCAGATCGCGTTGCCCTCGCTCTTGCCGAACTTCGTGCCGTCCGAGTTCGTGATGAGCGGTGTCCCCAGCGCGTGCGCGGACACGCCCTCGGTCCGACGGATGAGTTCCGTGCCCGAGGTGAGGTTGCCCCACTGGTCGGAGCCGCCGGTCTGCAGGGTGCACCCGTACTGGCGGTAGAGCTCACGGAAGTCCAGGCCCTGCAGGATCTGGTAGCTGAACTCGGTGTAGCTGATGCCGGCGTCCGAGTTCAGCCGGGCGGCGACCGCGTCCTTCTTGAGCATCGAGTTGACGCGGAAGTACTTGCCGATGTCGCGCAGGAAGTCGATCGCGGACAGCGGCGCGGTCCAGTCCAGGTTGTTCACCAGCCGGACGCCGTTGTCACCGTCGGCGCTGAGGAACCGGGAGACCTGGCTCTGCAGCCGTCCGACCCATTCCTCGACGGTCTCGCGGGTGTTCAGCGTGCGCTCGGCGGTCGGCCGCGGGTCCCCGATGAGCCCGGTCGATCCGCCGACGAGCGCGAGCGGCTTGTGCCCGGCCAGCTGCAGGCGACGCATGGTCAACAGCTGGAGCAGGTTCCCGCAGTGCAGCGACGGCGCGGTCGGGTCGAACCCGCAGTAGTAGGTGACCGGGCCGGCATCGAGGGCCTCTTGCAGTGCGGTCTCGTCGGTGGAGACGTGCACCAGACCACGCCAGCGCAGTTCGTCCCACACCGAGGCGAATGCGGGGTCGTTCTGCTGGCGCGTCAGGACGTCGGGAGCGGTATCACTGGGCACCTCGTCATCGTACCGGCGCGCTCGGCGCCACCTCAGCCGATCGCGCCCTTGTGCCGGCGGTACGCCGACACGGTCGGGTCCCCCGGCAGCCAGAACCGCCACGGGAACGTCGCTCCCCCGGCGACCCCGCCCACGCCGGTCCGCGGACCGCGGGCGACCATGCCGCCGGACAAGAGGTCGTCGACGACCTGCGCCACCGGGACGGAGGCGAGCCGGGCCTCCAGGGCGGGAGCCAAGCGGAGCGTGTACGGGCCGGAACCGTCGAGGACCGAGGTGCCGTCGTCCACGCCGAGGACCGCGCCGAGCGCGACGCCGAGGTTCCCCGGTCCACGTGCCAGCGCGACGTCGGCCACGGTGGGCCCGCGACGCTCGCGGGCGACCTCGGCGCCGACCACCACGGCCGCCCCGCGGAGCAGGGAACCGGACGACAGGCCAGCCGGACCGCTCACGACGTTCACACACGTGTGGATGCCGTACGACCGGTAGGCGTACAGCGTCCCCGGCGGACCGAAGAGGTGCCGGTTGCGCTGCGTCATGCCACGGTGGCCGTGCGAACCCGGGTCGACCTCGCCGGAGTAGGCCTCGACCTCGGTGATCCGCAGCGTCACGCCCTTGCCCGTGATCGTCGCGCCGAGGAGTGCGGGCGCGCACACCGGCGCTGGCTCGCGCAGGAGCGCGAGCAGCGCGTCCGACGGCGCCCCCTCAGCCGACACGGTTCACCGGGTGAAGGGGGTCCCGGCCGCGATCTCCCGGACGGACCGGGTCAGGGCGGCGAGCTGCTCGGCGACGCGCTCGGGTGCCGTGCCACCGACCCCGCGACGGGACGCGACGCTGCCCTCGATCGTCAGGACCCCGCGGACCTCCGGGGTCAGGTGCTCGGAGACCGCGGCGTACTCCGCATCGGTCGGGTCGTCGAGGTCGATGCCGCGTCCCTCGCAGTACCGGACGAGCGCGCCGGACACCTCGTGCGCATCGCGGAACGGCACGCCCTGCCGGACCAGCCACTCGGCGACGTCCGTCGCCAGGGAGAACCCCTGCGGTGCGAGCTCCGCCATCCGGGCGGTGTCGAAGGACAGGGTCGCGATCATGCCGGTGAAGGCGGGGAGCAGGACCTCGAGCGTCGCGACCGAGTCGAAGACGGGCTCCTTGTCCTCCTGCAGGTCGCGGTTGTACGCCAGCGGCAGGCCCTTGAGGGTGGCGAGGAGCCCGGTCAGGTTGCCGATCAGCCGGCCCGACTTGCCGCGCGCGAGCTCGGCGATGTCGGGGTTCTTCTTCTGCGGCATGATGCTCGACCCGGTCGAGAACCCGTCGTGGAGCCGGACGAAGCCGAACTCCTTCGTGTTCCAGAGGATGACCTCCTCCGCCAGGCGGGAGACGTCGATGCCGATCTGGGCGAGGACGAAGGCGAATTCGGCGACGACGTCACGCGCGGCCGTCGCGTCGATCGAGTTGTCGGCAGGACGGTCGAAGCCGAGCTCGTGGGCGATCGCGGTCGGGTCGAGCCCGAGGGAACTGCCCGCCAACGCACCCGCGCCGTAGGGGCTGACGCTCGCACGGCCCGCCCAGTCACGGAGGCGCTCGAGGTCCCGCACGAGCGGCCAGGCGTGGGCGAGCAGGTGGTGCGCGAGGAGGACGGGCTGTGCGTGCTGCAGGTGCGTCCGGCCGGGCATGATGGCGCCCTCGTGCTCGGACGCCTGCTGGCTGATCGCGTCGACGAGGTCGATCACCATCCGGCCGATCCGCCGGCCGTGGTCGAGCATGTGCATGCGGCCGAGCGTCGCGATCTGGTCGTTGCGGCTCCGGCCGGCGCGGAGCTTCCCGCCCAGTTCCGGCCCGAGGTCCGCGATGAGCAGCCGCTCGAGCGCGCCGTGCACGTCCTCGTCGGACTCGTCCGGCTGCAGGGAGCCGTCGGCGTGCGCGTCCTCGAGGCGGTCGAGGCCGGCGAGCATCCGGTCGAGTTCGTCGGCCGTGAGGTACCCCGCCACCTGGAGCGCCCGGGCGTGCGCACGTGAGCCGGCGATGTCGTACGGGGCCAGCTGCCAGTCGAAGTGCGTCGACTTCGACAGGGCGGCGAGTTCCGCGCTCGGACCGTCCGCGAACCGGCCACCCCACAGGGCGCCCGTGTTCGTCGCGTCGGTCTTGCTGCTGGCTTCTTCCGGCCGGGAGGCTCGGGGGGCGTCCGTCATGAGGGTCCTGCGTCGTCTCGGGTCGGGTCGGTCGGGGGTCGGGGGTCGGGGGATCCGGGTTTCCGGGCTACGCGCGCCTGCCGGACCGGCGGCGACGGGACGGGCGCGTGCCGCGCCTCCCGTCCGGCGAGGACGGCGGGACCGACCGGTCCCGCCGTCCTCGGTCGCTCAGTTCGCCAGGTCGCGGCGAGCGGAGATCTTGCTCGGCAACGACCACAGTTCGATGAAACCCTTCGAGAGCGACTGGTCGAACGTGTCGCCGGTGTCGTACGTGGCGAGGTCGAAGTCGTAGAGGCTCTGCTCCGACCGACGACCGGTCACCGTGGCTCGACCGCCGTGCAGCTGCATGCGGATGTCGCCCGACACGTACTCCTGCGTGGAGTCGATGAAGGCGTCGAGGCTGCGCTTCAGGCCACCGAACCAGAGACCGTCGTAGACCAGGTCGGCCCACTCGGACTCGACACCGCGCTTGTAGCGGTTCACGTCGCGCTCGAGCGTCAGGCTCTCGAGCTCCTCGTGCGCGGCGATGAGCGCCATCGCGGCCGGGGCCTCGTAGACCTCGCGCGACTTGATGCCGACCAGGCGGTCCTCGACCACGTCGATGCGGCCGACGCCGTGCTTGCCGGCGAGGGCGTTGAGCTCCTGCACGATGCGCAGGACGCTGAAGCGCTGGCCGTCGATCGCGACCGGGACGCCCTGCTCGAACGTGATCGTGACCTCGTCGGCCTCACGGTCGACGGCGGGGTCCTGCGTGTAGGCGTACAGGTCCTCGATCGGGGCGTTCCAGGGGTCCTCGAGGAACCCGGTCTCCACCGCGCGACCCCAGACGTTCTGGTCGATCGAGTACGGCGACTTCTTGCTCTGCAGGATCGGCAGGTCGTGCTCCTGCGCGTAGACGATCGCCTTGTCGCGGGTCAGCGCGAGGTCACGGACCGGGGCGACGCTCGTCAGGTCGGGGGCGATCGCGGCGACCGCGGCCTCGAAGCGGACCTGGTCGTTGCCCTTGCCGGTGCAGCCGTGCGCGACGCTGTCCGCTCCGAGCTGCTTCGCCGTGGTGGCGAGGTGCTTCGCGATGAGCGGCCGGCTCAGCGCGGAGACCAACGGGTAGCGCTTCTGGTAGAGCGCGTTGGCCTTGAGGGCCGGGACGAGGTAGTCGTCCGCGAACTCGTCCTTCGCGTCGATGACGACCGACTCCACCGCGCCGCAGTCGAGCGCGCGCTGGCGGATGGCGTCCATGTCCTCGCCGCCCTGGCCGACGTCGACGGCCAGTGCCACGACCTCCTTGCCGGTGGCGTCCTTGAGCCAACCGATCCCGACGGAGGTGTCGAGCCCTCCTGAGTACGCCAGTACGACGCGGTCTGCCATGTGATGTCTCCTAGGGGTGTTGGGGGAATCAGTTGTTCGCGGCGAGGAGCCAGGCGAGCAGGGCCTTCTGGGCGTGCAGGCGGTTCTCCGCCTCGTCCCAGATGATGCTGCGCGGTCCGTCGATGACCTCGGCGGTGACCTCGTAGCCGCGGTCGGCGGGCAGGCAGTGCATGAACACGGCGTCGTCCGCGGCGTGCGCGAGCAGCTCGTCGTCGACGCGGTACCCGGCGAAGGTCGCGAGCCGCTGCTGCTTCTCGTCCTCCTTGCCCATCGAGACCCAGGTGTCGGTCACGACGACGTCGGCACCGGCCACCGCGGCCACCGGGTCGGTCACGACGAGCACGGACCCGCCGGTCTCGGCAGCGCGGTGCTCCGCGTCGGTCACGACCTGCGGTGCGGGCGAGAACGCGACCGGCGATGCGACACGCACGTGCATCCCGGCCGTCGCGCAGGCCAGCAGGTACGACTGCGCCATGTTGCTCGCGCCGTCGCCGACGAACGCGATCGTCTGCCCGGCCAACGCGCCGCGGTGCTCGCGGATGGTCAGCAGGTCGGCGAGGAGTTGGCACGGGTGGAAGTCGTCGGACAGTGCGTTCACGACCGGCACCGTGGTGCTCGCCGCCATCTCCTCGAGCCCGGCCTGGCCGTAGGTGCGCCAGACGATCGCCGACACCATGCGCTCGAGCACGCGGGCGGTGTCGGTCGGGGTCTCCTTGCCACCGAGCTGGCTGTTCGCGGTCGAGATGATGAGCGGGCTGCCGCCGAGGTCGCTGATGCCGACGTGGAAGGACACCCGGGTGCGGGTGGACGACTTGTCGAAGATCACGGCGACGCTCTGCGGACCGGCGAGGGGCTTGGCGCCCCACCGGTCGCGCTTCATCTCGACGGCGAGGTCGAGGATCGCGGACTGCTCGGCCTGGGTCAGGTCGTCGTCCCGGAGGAAGTGGCGGGTCATGCGGAGGTCTCCTGGTCGGCGCCCTCGACGGCCGCCATGCTCTGGGCGAGGATCGCGAGGAACGCGTCGATCTCGTCGTCGGACACGATGAGCGGCGGCGCGATGCGCAGGCTTGACTCGTTCGGTGGGTTGATGATGAGGCCGCGCTCGAGCGCGGCGGCCGAGACCGCGGCGGCGACCGGGCGACGGAGGCCGACGCCGATGAGCAGGCCGCTCCCCCGGACCTCCTCCACCAGGTCGGAGCCGAGCGCGGTGATGCCGGCGCGGATGCGCTCGCCCTTGACGACCGCACCGGCCACGAGGTCGGCGCGCTCGATCTCCGCGAGCACCGCGTTCGCGACGCGGGTGCCGAGCGGGTTGCCGCCGAAGGTCGAGCCGTGCTGGCCCGCCGAGAACAGGTCGGATGCCCACCCGAAGGTCACGAGCGCCCCGATCGGGAAGCCGCCGGCGATGCCCTTGGCGACCGTGATCGCGTCCGGGACCACGCCCGTGTTCTGGAAGGCGAACCAGGCTCCGGTGCGGCCGATGCCCGTCTGGATCTCGTCGAGGATGAGCAGGGCGCCGTGCTGTTCGGTCAGGGTCCGGGCGGCCTGCAGGAAGCCCTCGGGCAGGTCGACCACGCCGGCCTCGCCCTTGATCGGCTCGAGGATGAGCGCGGCGACGGTGTCGTCGATCGAGCGCTCGAGTGCCTCGATGGAGGTCTCGATGTGCTCGACGCCCGGGATCATCGGCAGGAAGTCCTGCTGGAGGGCGGGCTTGCCGGTGAGGGCGAGCGCGCCCATGGTCCGCCCGTGGAACGCCTGCTGCAGCGCGATGATGCGCGTCTTGCGACCGTCCTCGCCACGGTTCAGCCGGGCCAACTTGAAGGCCGCCTCGTTCGCCTCCGCCCCGGAGTTGCCGAAGTACACGCGCCCCGCGTCACCCGCGCCGGAGATCCGCTTGAGGCGTTCCGCGAGCTCGAGCTGCGGCGGGGTGGCGAAGTAGTTCGACACGTGCACGAGCTTCGCGGCCTGGTCGCTGACCGCCTCGACGAGCGCCGGGTGGGCGTGGCCGAGCGAGTTCACGGCGATGCCGGCGAGGAAGTCGAGGTACTCGTTGCCGTCGACGTCCCACACCCGGCAGCCCTCACCGCGCTCGAGCATGATCTTCGGCGGGGTCAGGGATCGCATGAGCGACGCCCCGAACCGGTCGTTCCAGGTCTCGGTCTGCGTCTCCGTGCTCACCGTGCTGTGCCCTTCTCGTCGTCGTGCTGGATCGTCTGGTCGTCGCCGCGTCGAGCGACGTGCTGACCACCCGGGGCGTCGTCGTGACCGCTGCCCGGGGCGTGGACCGCCGCGCGTCGGCCGATCTCGGCGTGGGTGTTCTGGTTCTCGGTCCGACGGCTCGGGTCCGGGATGACCTCGGTGCCCGCGCCGCGGAGCGTGAAGACCTCGAGCAGGATCGAGTGCGGGATGCGGCCGTCGATGATGGTCGCGCCACCGACCCCGCCGACCACGGCGTCGAGGCACGCGGTCATCTTCGGGATCATGCCGGACTCGAGCGACGGCAGCAGCTGGCGGAGTTCCTCGACCGCGATCAGGTCGATGATCGAGTCGCGGTCCGGCCAGTTGCGGTACAGCCCGGGCACGTCGGTCAGCATCATCAGCTTCGACGCGTTCAGCGCGATCGCGAGTGCGGCCGCGGCGGCGTCGGCGTTCACGTTGAGCGCCTGGTCCGGGTGGGCGTCGTCGATCGCGATGCTCGACACCACGGGGATCCGGTCGGCGCGGATCGCCGCGAGGACCCCGGACGGGTCGACGTGCGTGATGTCGCCGACGTGGCCGAGGTCGAAGTGCTCGCCGTCCACGACGACGCCCTTCTTCTCGCCCGTGAACAACGACCCGCCGTCACCGAACACCCCGACGCCGAGTCCGTCGCCGTGCTCGTCGATGAGGTCCACGATCTCGCGGTTCACCTCGCCGGCCAGGACGTCGCGGACGACGGTGATCGCCTCGGTCGTGGTGACGCGGTAACCGCCGCGGAACTCGGACTGGATGCCCTGCTCCTTCAGCGCCGCCGAGATCTGCGGACCGCCGCCGTGCACGACGACCGGGTGCAGGCCGGCGTACCGGAGGTAGACCATGTCCTCGGCGAACGCCCGCTTGAGGTCGTCGTTCACCATCGCGTTGCCGCCGAACTTGACGACGACGATCTTGCCCGAGAACCGCTTCAACCACGGCAGGGACTCGATGAGCGTCGCGGCCTTGACGGTCGCGAGCTCGTGCTCTTCTTCCTTCGAGAGGTCCGCGTCGCTCATCAGCTGGAGTACGCGCTGTTCTCGTGGACGTAGTCGTGCGTCAGGTCGTTCGTCAGGATGGTCGCCGAGGACGATCCCACCCCGAGGTCGATGAGCACGTGGGTGTCCCGCGGGGTGAGGTCGACGGCGTCGCTCGGCTGATCGGGAGCTCCGGCGTGGCAGACCCGGACGCCGTTCATCGAGACGTCGACCGCGTACGGGTCGAACTCGGCGTCGGTCGTCCCGATCGCCGCGAGGACGCGGCCCCAGTTCGGGTCGTTGCCGAACACGGCTGCCTTGAACAGGTTGTTGCGGGCGACGCTCCGGCCGACCGTGACGGCGTCGTCCTCGCTCACCGCTCCGACGACCTCGATCGTGATGTCGTGCGCGGCGCCTTCGGCGTCCTGCTGGAGCTGACGCGCCAGGTCCGCGCAGACCGCGGTCAGGGCCTGCTGGAACTCGTCGGTCCCCGGCGTCGTGCCCGACGCTCCGGAGGACATCAGCACGACGGTGTCGTTCGTCGACATGCAGCCGTCGGAGTCGACCCGGTCGAAGGTCACCCGCGTGGCCGCACGCAACGCCCGGTCGAGGTCGTCGGACGGCAGAGCGGCGTCCGTGGTGATGACGACGAGCATCGTCGCGAGGCCCGGTGCGAGCATGCCCGCGCCCTTCGCCATGCCGCCGACGGTCCAGCCGCCTGCCGTCACCACGGACTGCTTCGGCTTGGTGTCGGTCGTCATGATCGCGGTCGCGGCGTCCGCGCCCCCGTCGTCGGTGAGGGCGTCGGCCGCGAGCGAGACCCCGCGCAGGACGTTGTCGCGGAACGTCTGGTCGCCGACGCCGATGAGCCCGGTGGAGCAGACGACGACGTCACCGGCACCCACACCCAGGGCGCCACCGACGGCTTCCGCGGTGAGGTGCGTCGTCTGGAAGCCGAAGGGACCCGTGAAGCAGTTCGCGCCTCCCGAGTTGAGCACGACGGCGCGGGCGACACCGTCACCGACCACCTGCCGGGACCAGATGACCGGGTGCGCCTGGGCGCGGTTCGTGGTGAAGACGGCGGCCACCGCGTCGGACGGACCGTCGTTGACGACGAGCGCGACGTCCGGCCTGCCGCTCGCCTTGAGACCGGCGGTGACACCGGCCGCGCGGAACCCGGCGGCGGCGGTCACGCCCCGCAGCGCGAGAGCCGGGAGGCCCGTGGTCGGCTCGGACTGGTTGCTGGTGTCGGTCACGGGGCGACTCCGTCCACGCTGAGGCCGAGGGTCTCGGGGAACCCGAGCGCGATGTTCGCGGACTGGACGGCGGCACCGCCGGTCCCCTTGGCGAGGTTGTCGAGCGCGGTCACCGCGACCACGCGGCCGGCGGCCTCGTCGACCGCGATGCCGACGAGCGCGGTGTTGGCCCCGATCGTGTCGGCCACACGGGGGAAGACGCCCTCGGGCAGGAGGTGCACGAAGGGCTCGTCGGCGTAGGCCTGCTCCCACGCGAGGCGCACGTCGTGCGCGGTGACCCCCGGAGCGAGGCGAGCCGTCGTGGTGGCGAGGATGCCACGGGCCATCGGCACCAGGACGGGCGTGAACGAGACGCGGACGTCGGAAGCACCGGCCACGCGCAGGTTCTGCTGGATCTCCGGGACGTGCCGGTGCTTCCCGCCGACCGCGTAGGCACTGGCGGAGCCCATGATCTCGGCCGCGAGGTACGTGGGCTCGAGCTTCTTGCCGGCACCACTCGGGCCGACGCTGAGGACCGCGACGACGTCGTCCGACTCGACGAGACCGGCCTGCACGCCGGGCTGGATGCCGAGGGTGATCGCCGTGACGTTGCACCCGGGCACGGCGATCCGCTTCGTGGCGGCGAGCTCGGTGCGCTGCCGTCCCTGCGGCACGATGTCGTCGACGTCCCGCCACTCGTCGGCAGCACCCGGAGCCGGCGGGGCGTGCAGGAGTTCCGGGAGACCGTAGGTCCACGCCCCGTGGTACTCGCCACCGTAGAAGGCGGCCCACGCGTTCTCGTCCGTCAGGCGGTGGTCTGCACCACAGTCCACGACGAGGGTGTCCGCGTCGAGCTCGGCCGTGATCGCGCCCGACTGGCCGTGCGGCAGGGCGAGGAACACCACGTCGTGCCCACGGAGGTTCTCCGGGGTCGTCTCCACGAGGGTCAGGTGCGCGAGCGACCGCAGGTGCGGCTGCGTCGCGATCAGCGGCTGTCCGGCGTTCGAGAACGCCGTCACCGTCCTGACGTCGAACTCGGGATGAGCGGAGAGGATGCGCAGCAACTCGCCACCCGCGTAGCCGCTGGCTCCCGCCACGGCGACGGATACGGACATGGGTTCCACCTTTGGTCGGACTGTTCGTCGAGAGAGTCGGAGGCGGCGACCCCGGGCGGTGATCCGTCGTGGATCAGTCGCGCAGGGTCGCCCCGAATCGCTCGCCGGCACGTCGGACGGCGCCGTCACGGGCCTCGGAGGCCTCGGCAGCGGTCAGCGTGCGGTCCGTGGCACGGAAGCGCAGGGCGAACGTCAGGGACTTCTGTCCCTCGTCCACGCCGGCACCCCGGTAGTCATCCACGAGCCGAGCATACTCCAACAGCTCTCCGGCACCAGAGCGGACCGCGGCCAGTACGTCACCGGCGGGGACCGCCACGTCGACCACGAGGGAGAGGTCCTGCGTCGCCGCGGGGTAGGAGACGATCGCCGCCACGTCCACGACATCGGGGGCCGCGCCGACGAGGGCGTCGAGGTCGAGCTCGACGACCGCCACCACCCGCGGGAGGTCGGCGTCGGCCGCGCGCTCCGGCAGCAGTTCGCCCGCGACACCGACGACGGTCCCGCCGACGAGCAGCGCGGCAGCACGACCGGGGTGCAGCGACGGGTGGCTGGTCTGCGCGACCGACAGCTCGACGCCGACCGCCCAGGCGACGGTCCGCGCGACGTCGAGGGCGTCCGCGATGCCGAACGGCTCCGGCGCGGTGCCCGGCTGCTTGACGACGGCGTTGCCGAGGAGCAGGGCGCTCACGTGGAACGGCTGCGGCGGCAGGGCGGCGTCGAGGGCCGCGAGGGTCTCGACGGACGGCCGTTGCGCTCCCACGGGTACGTCGGTCGTCCCGAGCTGGACGCCCTCCTCGGGCAGGAACACGCGGGACGTCTCGTACACGGCGACGTCGACGAGTCCGCGAGACACGTTGCGCCGTGCGACGTCGACGAGGGCCGGCACGCCGCTGCGACGCAGGTGGTCCTGCGCGCTGTCGAGCGCGTTCGCGAGCACGACGCTCGGACCGCCGGCCGGGTCGATGCCGGGGTAGGCGGCAGCGGTCGTCGCGGAGACGAAGGGCGCGGTGACGACCTCGGTCAGCCCGGCGGCGGCCAGCGCGGCGGACACCCGCCGGCGCGCCTGCTGGTGCCGGGTGAGGCCACGGCCGGGCGGTGCGACGGGCAGGACGCTCGGGATGCGGTCGTAGCCGACGACACGGGCGATCTCCTCGACCAGCGAGACGTCGTCGCCCAGGTCGGGGCGCCACGTCGGCGGGGTGACGGCGAGCACGTCGCCGTCGAGGTCCACCGTGGCACCGATCGCCCGGAGGGTGTCGAGCACCTCGGCGTCGGTGTACTCGACACCGATGAGCTCGGCGGCCCGGGCGAGACGCATCGTCACGGTCGCACGCGGCGTCTCGTCGACCAGGGTCGATCCGAGCGCGTCCGGCGTCCCACCGGCGAGGTCGACGAGGAGTTCGACCGCGCGGTTCGCCGCGGCCTCGGCGACGAGCGGGTCGACGCCACGCTCGAAGCGCCGCGAGGCCTCGCTCGGGAGCTTGTGGCGGCGCGCGGTGCGCGCGATCGAGACCTGGTCGAAGCCGGCGGCCTCGATGAGGACGTCGGCGGTCCCCGCGGTGATCTCGGTGCGGGCACCGCCCATCACGCCCGCCAGCCCGACGGCGCCCGCGTCGTCCGCGATGACGAGGTCCTCGGTGTCGAGCGCCCGCTCGACGTCGTCGAGGGTGGTCAGGCGCTCGCCGGCCGTGGCGCGACGGACCGTCAGCCCGCCCTGCACCGTCGCGAGGTCGTACCCGTGCAACGGCTGGCCCAGTTCGAACATGACGTAGTTCGTGATGTCCACGGGCAGTGAGATGGAGCGCACACCGGCCAGGCTCAGACGTGCGACCATCCAGGCCGGAGTCGGTCGGGACGCGTCGATCCCACGGACGACACGGGTGACGAAGGTGTGCGCGCCGACACGAC encodes the following:
- the tyrS gene encoding tyrosine--tRNA ligase, with product MPSDTAPDVLTRQQNDPAFASVWDELRWRGLVHVSTDETALQEALDAGPVTYYCGFDPTAPSLHCGNLLQLLTMRRLQLAGHKPLALVGGSTGLIGDPRPTAERTLNTRETVEEWVGRLQSQVSRFLSADGDNGVRLVNNLDWTAPLSAIDFLRDIGKYFRVNSMLKKDAVAARLNSDAGISYTEFSYQILQGLDFRELYRQYGCTLQTGGSDQWGNLTSGTELIRRTEGVSAHALGTPLITNSDGTKFGKSEGNAIWLDGTMTSPYAFYQFWLNTADADVVARLREFTFLSRAEVERLERAVADEPFRREAQRTLAFEVTALVHGEAATQAAIDASAALFGNGDLAALDPETLRSAIAEVPGSVTLAGDADLARALVETELVKSLGEARRAITQGGVYVNNERVDDPAATLSSVVLPAGVVVLRRGKKTLAGVTVA
- a CDS encoding DNA-3-methyladenine glycosylase, with translation MSAEGAPSDALLALLREPAPVCAPALLGATITGKGVTLRITEVEAYSGEVDPGSHGHRGMTQRNRHLFGPPGTLYAYRSYGIHTCVNVVSGPAGLSSGSLLRGAAVVVGAEVARERRGPTVADVALARGPGNLGVALGAVLGVDDGTSVLDGSGPYTLRLAPALEARLASVPVAQVVDDLLSGGMVARGPRTGVGGVAGGATFPWRFWLPGDPTVSAYRRHKGAIG
- the argH gene encoding argininosuccinate lyase, which encodes MTDAPRASRPEEASSKTDATNTGALWGGRFADGPSAELAALSKSTHFDWQLAPYDIAGSRAHARALQVAGYLTADELDRMLAGLDRLEDAHADGSLQPDESDEDVHGALERLLIADLGPELGGKLRAGRSRNDQIATLGRMHMLDHGRRIGRMVIDLVDAISQQASEHEGAIMPGRTHLQHAQPVLLAHHLLAHAWPLVRDLERLRDWAGRASVSPYGAGALAGSSLGLDPTAIAHELGFDRPADNSIDATAARDVVAEFAFVLAQIGIDVSRLAEEVILWNTKEFGFVRLHDGFSTGSSIMPQKKNPDIAELARGKSGRLIGNLTGLLATLKGLPLAYNRDLQEDKEPVFDSVATLEVLLPAFTGMIATLSFDTARMAELAPQGFSLATDVAEWLVRQGVPFRDAHEVSGALVRYCEGRGIDLDDPTDAEYAAVSEHLTPEVRGVLTIEGSVASRRGVGGTAPERVAEQLAALTRSVREIAAGTPFTR
- a CDS encoding argininosuccinate synthase — its product is MADRVVLAYSGGLDTSVGIGWLKDATGKEVVALAVDVGQGGEDMDAIRQRALDCGAVESVVIDAKDEFADDYLVPALKANALYQKRYPLVSALSRPLIAKHLATTAKQLGADSVAHGCTGKGNDQVRFEAAVAAIAPDLTSVAPVRDLALTRDKAIVYAQEHDLPILQSKKSPYSIDQNVWGRAVETGFLEDPWNAPIEDLYAYTQDPAVDREADEVTITFEQGVPVAIDGQRFSVLRIVQELNALAGKHGVGRIDVVEDRLVGIKSREVYEAPAAMALIAAHEELESLTLERDVNRYKRGVESEWADLVYDGLWFGGLKRSLDAFIDSTQEYVSGDIRMQLHGGRATVTGRRSEQSLYDFDLATYDTGDTFDQSLSKGFIELWSLPSKISARRDLAN
- the argF gene encoding ornithine carbamoyltransferase, producing MTRHFLRDDDLTQAEQSAILDLAVEMKRDRWGAKPLAGPQSVAVIFDKSSTRTRVSFHVGISDLGGSPLIISTANSQLGGKETPTDTARVLERMVSAIVWRTYGQAGLEEMAASTTVPVVNALSDDFHPCQLLADLLTIREHRGALAGQTIAFVGDGASNMAQSYLLACATAGMHVRVASPVAFSPAPQVVTDAEHRAAETGGSVLVVTDPVAAVAGADVVVTDTWVSMGKEDEKQQRLATFAGYRVDDELLAHAADDAVFMHCLPADRGYEVTAEVIDGPRSIIWDEAENRLHAQKALLAWLLAANN
- a CDS encoding acetylornithine transaminase, with protein sequence MSTETQTETWNDRFGASLMRSLTPPKIMLERGEGCRVWDVDGNEYLDFLAGIAVNSLGHAHPALVEAVSDQAAKLVHVSNYFATPPQLELAERLKRISGAGDAGRVYFGNSGAEANEAAFKLARLNRGEDGRKTRIIALQQAFHGRTMGALALTGKPALQQDFLPMIPGVEHIETSIEALERSIDDTVAALILEPIKGEAGVVDLPEGFLQAARTLTEQHGALLILDEIQTGIGRTGAWFAFQNTGVVPDAITVAKGIAGGFPIGALVTFGWASDLFSAGQHGSTFGGNPLGTRVANAVLAEIERADLVAGAVVKGERIRAGITALGSDLVEEVRGSGLLIGVGLRRPVAAAVSAAALERGLIINPPNESSLRIAPPLIVSDDEIDAFLAILAQSMAAVEGADQETSA
- the argB gene encoding acetylglutamate kinase, producing the protein MSDADLSKEEEHELATVKAATLIESLPWLKRFSGKIVVVKFGGNAMVNDDLKRAFAEDMVYLRYAGLHPVVVHGGGPQISAALKEQGIQSEFRGGYRVTTTEAITVVRDVLAGEVNREIVDLIDEHGDGLGVGVFGDGGSLFTGEKKGVVVDGEHFDLGHVGDITHVDPSGVLAAIRADRIPVVSSIAIDDAHPDQALNVNADAAAAALAIALNASKLMMLTDVPGLYRNWPDRDSIIDLIAVEELRQLLPSLESGMIPKMTACLDAVVGGVGGATIIDGRIPHSILLEVFTLRGAGTEVIPDPSRRTENQNTHAEIGRRAAVHAPGSGHDDAPGGQHVARRGDDQTIQHDDEKGTAR